A single genomic interval of Dysidea avara chromosome 8, odDysAvar1.4, whole genome shotgun sequence harbors:
- the LOC136264934 gene encoding uncharacterized protein, producing the protein MVDGDGDSRNVGHRVILPSSFTGGPRYMHERQQDAMTYVRKYGHPDLFITMTTNPNWPEIRNNLLPGQEPLDHPDLVARVFRRKVKKLLEMLTKEMIFGKPRAWLYSTELQKGMIIQWEASGTRGNIVDACLKRSHLWDIVVVKQLHTNMRVHLCGDVAAGQFAEELLAIGDGKFPIDTLPDVVQLPDTMGTFVDSKEELVSRVYPDLFSNFRDLAWLSERCILAPLNKTTHSINMTLVEQLPGDCCDYRSLDTIPDESQAVHFPTEFLNSLEVSGLPQHLLLLKVGTPIIILRSLDPPRVTNGTRCVVTKLSANTVEAKISHGLCDM; encoded by the exons CGTCAGCAGGATGCAATGACTTATGTTAGGAAGTATGGCCACCCCGACCTCTTTATCACCATGACCACCAATCCTAATTGGCCAGAGATTAGGAACAATCTACTACCAGGTCAAGAGCCTCTGGACCATCCAGACTTAGTGGCCCGTGTGTTTAGGCGTAAGGTGAAGAAATTGTTAGAGATGCTCACAAAGGAGATGATTTTTGGGAAACCACGGGCTTGGCTCTACTCAACAGAATTGCAAAAGGGAATGATAATCCAGTGGGAGGCAA GTGGCACTAgaggtaacattgttgatgCTTGCCTCAAGCGATCTCATCTGTGGGACATTGTGGTGGTTAAACAACTACACACTAACATGAGAGTGCACCTGTGTGGGGATGTGGCAGCTGGACAATTCGCTGAAGAACTATTGGCCATTGGAGATGGGAAGTTTCCTATTGACACTCTACCTGATGTTGTCCAGCTACCTGACACCATGGGAACCTTTGTGGATAGCAAGGAGGAACTGGTTTCCAGGGTGTATCCAGATTTGTTCTCTAACTTTAGGGACTTGGCTTGGCTTTCTGAACGCTGCATTCTTGCTCCTCTTAACAAGACCACTCATTCCATCAACATGACTCTGGTGGAGCAGTTACCTGGTGACTGCTGTGACTACAGGTCCTTGGACACCATACCTGATGAATCTCAGGCTGTTCACTTTCCAACAGAATTCTTGAACTCTTTAGAGGTATCTGGACTACCTCAGCATCTTCTCTTACTTAAAGTAGGCACTCCTATTATTATTCTACGCTCTCTAGATCCTCCAAGGGTTACTAATGGCACTAGGTGTGTGGTTACTAAACTGTCGGCTAACACAGTAGAGGCCAAGATTTCTCACG GGCTGTGTGACATGTAG